Proteins from a genomic interval of Streptomyces sp. Tu6071:
- a CDS encoding DUF6049 family protein — MAVTAAVPLLGLLAHLTPAQADTPRQPAAAEPTGSRTVDIQLTGLTPEAPEAGDTVTVTGTLTNRSKQTITEAHVALRVGQLLGSRSAIDVADGRSGYTPGLDGNEVADKYDHKVDKLKPKQKESFSLAVPVKDLQLGADGVYQIGVSFDGRTSSVPWQEQVLGIKRTYLPWQPEPTARQSRTTVLWPLISTAHIGARTVGGGEDDQNNVFENDDLAKEILPGGRLDRMLALGKSLDVTWVIDPDLVNTVADMANGYRLAGKDGKTVAGPKKNKDAATSWLNALGKALTGHSVVALPYGDPDLASIAHNGTKVPTTLARLKTATDIGRSTTLSIPDADLKVSTDYAWPVDGAIDRSIVDVATSAGATKVITRSDSLSEPDSLLYTPSAARPIGGGVTAIVTDTRLSTAFEGSMDSPQSATLAVQRFLAQSLALTRQDEQKQRTVVVAPQRTPTTAQAEAMATAVRALQGGRWSLSQELDDTAKTKADPQANTRVPARSAYPKSLRKQELPTAAFTSLHTTQKGLDSFQEILQRPDRVITPFGLAMDRAVATSWRGRAGEAASYRTDVRSYLDSLVRQVRLIPKTDAKLSGHSATIPVTVQNNLLQDAQHLKVRLTSTKPTRLKIGEGPWEERAIKIGAGHSQTVKFDTTINANGPVQVQAQLVTDDNRPYGQPVEFSVDATEVTSTVMLIIAGGVLLLVLAGLRMYTQRKRRAREDGTGGGDTAPGPQGPGDGGPAPAGEDTPRGPAADAPRSPAENPPKGSAAGPDTGSENIERSGTGERVDR; from the coding sequence GTGGCCGTCACGGCGGCGGTGCCCCTTCTCGGGCTCCTCGCCCACCTCACGCCGGCCCAGGCGGACACCCCGCGGCAGCCCGCCGCCGCCGAGCCCACGGGCTCCCGCACCGTCGACATCCAGCTCACCGGGCTGACCCCCGAGGCGCCCGAGGCCGGGGACACCGTCACGGTGACCGGGACACTCACCAACCGCAGCAAGCAGACCATCACCGAGGCGCACGTCGCCCTGCGCGTCGGGCAGCTGCTCGGCAGCCGCAGCGCGATCGACGTCGCCGACGGCCGCTCCGGCTACACCCCGGGGCTCGACGGCAACGAGGTCGCCGACAAGTACGACCACAAGGTCGACAAGCTGAAGCCGAAGCAGAAGGAGTCCTTCTCGCTCGCCGTGCCGGTCAAGGATCTCCAGCTCGGCGCCGACGGCGTCTACCAGATCGGCGTCTCCTTCGACGGCCGCACCAGCAGCGTGCCGTGGCAGGAGCAGGTCCTCGGGATCAAGCGCACGTACCTGCCCTGGCAGCCCGAGCCCACCGCCCGCCAGTCCCGGACGACGGTCCTGTGGCCGCTCATCTCGACCGCGCACATCGGCGCCCGCACCGTGGGCGGGGGCGAGGACGACCAGAACAACGTCTTCGAGAACGACGACCTGGCGAAGGAGATCCTCCCCGGCGGCCGTCTCGACCGGATGCTCGCGCTCGGCAAGAGCCTCGACGTCACCTGGGTGATCGACCCCGACCTGGTCAACACCGTCGCCGACATGGCCAACGGCTACCGGCTCGCCGGCAAGGACGGCAAGACCGTCGCGGGGCCCAAGAAGAACAAGGACGCCGCGACGAGCTGGCTCAACGCACTCGGCAAGGCCCTGACCGGGCACTCCGTCGTCGCCCTGCCCTACGGCGACCCCGACCTCGCCTCGATCGCGCACAACGGCACCAAGGTCCCCACGACCCTCGCCCGGCTCAAGACCGCCACGGACATCGGCCGGAGCACCACCCTGTCGATCCCCGACGCCGATCTCAAGGTGAGCACGGACTACGCCTGGCCCGTGGACGGAGCCATCGACCGCTCGATCGTCGACGTGGCCACCTCGGCCGGAGCGACGAAGGTCATCACCCGCAGCGACAGCCTGAGCGAGCCCGACAGCCTCCTGTACACGCCCTCCGCCGCCCGGCCCATCGGCGGCGGTGTCACGGCGATCGTCACCGACACCCGCCTCTCCACCGCCTTCGAGGGCTCCATGGACTCGCCGCAGAGCGCCACGCTCGCGGTGCAGCGCTTCCTCGCCCAGAGCCTGGCCCTCACCCGCCAGGACGAGCAGAAGCAGCGCACGGTCGTGGTCGCCCCGCAGCGCACGCCCACGACGGCCCAGGCCGAGGCGATGGCGACCGCCGTGCGCGCCCTCCAGGGCGGGCGCTGGTCGCTCTCCCAGGAACTCGACGACACCGCGAAGACCAAGGCCGACCCGCAGGCGAACACCCGCGTACCGGCGCGCTCCGCGTACCCGAAGTCGCTGCGCAAGCAGGAACTGCCCACCGCCGCCTTCACCTCGCTGCACACCACGCAGAAGGGCCTCGACAGCTTCCAGGAGATCCTCCAGAGGCCCGACCGCGTCATCACCCCGTTCGGTCTCGCGATGGACCGCGCCGTCGCCACCTCGTGGCGCGGTCGCGCCGGTGAAGCGGCCTCGTACCGCACCGACGTGCGCAGCTACCTCGACTCGCTCGTCCGGCAGGTGCGGCTCATCCCGAAGACGGACGCGAAGCTCTCGGGGCACAGCGCCACCATCCCCGTCACGGTCCAGAACAACCTCCTCCAGGACGCCCAGCACCTCAAGGTGCGGCTGACCTCCACCAAGCCCACCCGCCTCAAGATCGGCGAGGGCCCCTGGGAGGAGCGCGCGATCAAGATCGGCGCCGGGCACAGCCAGACGGTGAAGTTCGACACGACGATCAACGCCAACGGCCCCGTACAGGTGCAGGCGCAGCTCGTCACCGACGACAACCGGCCCTACGGGCAGCCCGTCGAGTTCAGCGTGGACGCCACCGAGGTCACCTCGACCGTCATGCTGATCATCGCCGGCGGGGTCCTGCTCCTCGTCCTCGCCGGGCTCCGGATGTACACCCAGCGCAAGCGCCGCGCGCGAGAGGACGGCACCGGGGGCGGCGACACCGCGCCCGGCCCTCAGGGCCCCGGGGACGGCGGCCCCGCCCCCGCGGGCGAGGACACGCCGCGGGGACCCGCCGCGGACGCCCCGCGGTCCCCCGCGGAGAACCCTCCGAAGGGCTCCGCGGCGGGCCCCGACACCGGAAGCGAAAACATCGAGCGCTCCGGTACGGGTGAGAGAGTGGACCGTTGA
- a CDS encoding CCA tRNA nucleotidyltransferase, whose amino-acid sequence MPNANHDPSSALSQVQQRAVSELLRVSPVADELARRFEEAGFTLALVGGSVRDALLGRLGNDLDFTTDARPEDVLALVRPWADAVWEVGIAFGTVGCQKAARVGEEEQSFQIEVTTYRSEAYDRSSRKPQVSYGDSIEEDLVRRDFTVNAMAVFLPEKRFVDPHGGLDDLAAKVLRTPGTPEASFSDDPLRMLRAARFAAQLDFEVAPEVVAAMTAMAERIDIVSAERVQGELNKLLLSAHPVKGLRLLVDTGLADRVLPELPALRLESDEHHRHKDVYEHSLTVLEQAIDLEEDGPDLTLRIAALLHDIGKPKTRRFEGDGRVSFHHHEIVGAKLAKKRLAALKYSNELIRDVSRLIELHLRFHGYGTGEWTDSAVRRYVRDAGPLLTRLHKLTRSDCTTRNKRKANALARAYDGLERRIEELQEQEELDAIRPDLDGNEIMALLDVSPGPVIGKAYAFLLDLRMEKGPLGKEAAGAALKEWWAAQQQ is encoded by the coding sequence GTGCCGAACGCCAACCATGACCCCAGCAGTGCACTGAGCCAGGTGCAGCAGCGCGCGGTGAGCGAGCTGTTGCGTGTCTCGCCCGTCGCGGACGAACTCGCCCGTCGCTTCGAGGAGGCCGGTTTCACGCTGGCGCTGGTCGGGGGTTCGGTACGGGACGCCCTGCTCGGCAGGCTCGGCAACGACCTCGACTTCACCACCGACGCCCGTCCCGAGGACGTGCTCGCGCTCGTACGGCCGTGGGCCGACGCGGTGTGGGAGGTGGGCATCGCCTTCGGCACGGTCGGCTGCCAGAAGGCGGCGCGGGTCGGCGAGGAGGAGCAGAGCTTCCAGATCGAGGTCACGACGTACCGCTCCGAGGCGTACGACCGGAGCTCCCGCAAACCGCAGGTCTCCTACGGCGACTCGATCGAGGAGGACCTCGTACGGCGGGACTTCACGGTCAACGCGATGGCGGTGTTCCTGCCCGAGAAGAGGTTCGTGGACCCGCACGGGGGTCTGGACGACCTCGCCGCCAAGGTGCTGCGCACCCCGGGCACCCCCGAGGCGTCCTTCTCGGACGACCCCCTGCGGATGCTGCGCGCGGCGCGCTTCGCCGCTCAGCTCGACTTCGAGGTGGCGCCCGAGGTGGTCGCCGCGATGACGGCGATGGCCGAGCGCATCGACATCGTCTCGGCGGAACGGGTCCAGGGCGAGCTGAACAAGCTGCTGCTCTCCGCCCACCCCGTGAAGGGGCTGCGGCTCCTCGTCGACACCGGTCTCGCGGACCGTGTGCTTCCCGAGCTGCCCGCGCTGCGCCTGGAGAGCGACGAGCACCACCGCCACAAGGACGTGTACGAGCACTCGCTCACCGTCCTGGAGCAGGCGATCGACCTGGAGGAGGACGGGCCCGACCTCACCCTGCGCATCGCCGCCCTCCTCCACGACATCGGCAAGCCGAAGACGCGGCGCTTCGAGGGCGACGGCCGCGTCTCCTTCCACCACCACGAGATCGTGGGCGCGAAGCTCGCGAAGAAGCGGCTCGCGGCGCTGAAGTACTCGAACGAGCTGATCCGGGACGTCTCCCGGCTCATCGAGCTGCACCTGCGCTTCCACGGCTACGGGACCGGGGAGTGGACCGATTCCGCGGTACGGCGGTACGTGCGCGACGCGGGCCCGCTGCTCACGCGCCTCCACAAGCTCACCCGCTCCGACTGCACGACGCGCAACAAGCGCAAGGCCAACGCGCTGGCGCGGGCCTACGACGGCCTGGAACGGCGGATCGAGGAGTTGCAGGAGCAGGAGGAGCTGGACGCGATCCGGCCCGACCTCGACGGCAACGAGATCATGGCGCTCCTCGACGTCTCCCCCGGCCCCGTGATCGGCAAGGCGTACGCCTTCCTCCTCGATCTGCGGATGGAGAAGGGGCCCCTCGGCAAGGAGGCGGCCGGCGCGGCGCTCAAGGAGTGGTGGGCCGCTCAGCAGCAGTGA
- a CDS encoding MFS transporter, with protein MAVLPDLRLLLKLGGFRRLLAVRLLSQAADGVFQVGLATYVVFSPEKQATPGQIASAMAVLLLPYSLVGPFAGVFLDRWRRRQVFLYGSLLRVLLASATAVLILARIPDGLFYGAALCVTAVNRFVLAGLSAALPRVVDGPRLVVANALSPTAGTLAATAGGGLAFLVRLLGWDSDAAVLLLGAALYLAAALASLRIPVDALGPSVEERPRAHVRAALAASAQGLLQGLRHLADPARRPAARSLAAMTLLRFCYGALTVTVLMLCRYAWSTTEEDGLALLGLALGLSAAGFFVAALLSPWAIRRFGPLGWIAGCAALAAVLVGLAGPFFAEPLMMALAFFLGVVTQGAKIATDTVVQSEVEDAYRGRVFSVYDVLFNVAFVAAAGASALVLPGDGRSVALVLGVAVIYAGVAALAGRALRVPARAG; from the coding sequence ATGGCCGTCCTCCCCGATCTCCGTCTCCTGCTGAAGCTGGGGGGCTTCCGCCGCCTGCTCGCCGTACGGCTGCTCTCCCAGGCCGCGGACGGCGTCTTCCAGGTCGGCCTCGCCACGTACGTCGTCTTCTCCCCCGAGAAGCAGGCGACCCCCGGTCAGATCGCCTCCGCGATGGCCGTCCTGCTGCTCCCGTACTCCCTCGTCGGCCCCTTCGCGGGCGTCTTCCTCGACCGCTGGCGGCGCCGCCAGGTCTTCCTCTACGGGAGCCTGCTGCGTGTCCTGCTGGCCTCCGCCACGGCCGTGCTGATCCTCGCCCGCATCCCCGACGGGCTCTTCTACGGGGCGGCCCTGTGCGTCACGGCGGTCAACCGCTTCGTCCTCGCCGGGCTCTCCGCCGCGCTGCCCCGGGTCGTGGACGGCCCCCGCCTCGTCGTGGCCAACGCGCTGTCGCCGACCGCCGGGACTCTCGCCGCCACGGCGGGCGGTGGTCTCGCCTTCCTCGTCCGGCTCCTCGGCTGGGACTCGGACGCCGCCGTCCTGCTGCTCGGTGCCGCGCTCTACCTCGCCGCCGCGCTCGCCTCGCTGCGCATCCCGGTCGACGCGCTCGGCCCGAGCGTGGAGGAACGCCCCCGCGCCCACGTACGCGCCGCGCTCGCCGCGTCCGCGCAGGGCCTCCTCCAGGGCCTGCGCCACCTCGCGGACCCCGCCCGCCGCCCCGCGGCGCGCTCGCTCGCCGCGATGACCCTCCTGCGCTTCTGCTACGGGGCGCTCACCGTCACCGTGCTGATGCTGTGCCGGTACGCGTGGTCGACGACGGAGGAGGACGGGCTCGCCCTGCTCGGGCTCGCCCTCGGTCTCTCGGCGGCGGGCTTCTTCGTGGCGGCGCTGCTGAGCCCGTGGGCGATCCGCCGTTTCGGCCCGCTCGGCTGGATCGCGGGCTGCGCGGCCCTCGCGGCGGTGCTCGTCGGGCTCGCGGGCCCGTTCTTCGCCGAGCCGCTGATGATGGCGCTCGCCTTCTTCCTCGGCGTCGTCACCCAGGGCGCGAAGATCGCGACCGACACGGTGGTGCAGTCCGAGGTGGAGGATGCCTACCGGGGACGGGTCTTCTCGGTGTACGACGTGCTCTTCAACGTCGCCTTCGTCGCCGCGGCGGGAGCCTCGGCCCTCGTTCTGCCGGGAGACGGGCGCTCCGTCGCGCTCGTCCTGGGGGTCGCGGTGATCTACGCGGGTGTGGCCGCGCTCGCCGGGCGCGCGCTCCGCGTACCGGCGCGGGCGGGCTGA
- a CDS encoding inositol-3-phosphate synthase, whose translation MSSVRVAIVGVGNCAASLVQGVEYYKDADPEGRVPGLMHVQFGEYHVKDVEFVAAFDVDAKKVGLDLADAIGASENNTIKICDVPSTGVSVQRGHTLDGLGKYYRETIEESGEQPVDVVQVLKDRQVDVLVCYLPVGSESAAKFYAQCAIDAKVAFVNALPVFIAGTKEWADKFTEAGVPIVGDDIKSQVGATITHRVMAKLFEDRGVVLDRTMQLNVGGNMDFKNMLERERLESKKISKTQAVTSQIPDRDLGAKNVHIGPSDYVQWLDDRKWAYVRLEGRAFGDVPLNLEYKLEVWDSPNSAGVIIDALRAAKIAKDRGIGGPILSASSYFMKSPPVQYFDDQARENVEKFIRGEVER comes from the coding sequence ATGAGTTCGGTTCGCGTAGCCATTGTCGGCGTGGGCAACTGCGCCGCCTCGCTGGTGCAGGGCGTCGAGTACTACAAGGACGCCGACCCGGAGGGCAGGGTCCCGGGTCTCATGCACGTGCAGTTCGGCGAGTACCACGTCAAGGACGTCGAGTTCGTCGCCGCCTTCGACGTGGACGCCAAGAAGGTCGGTCTCGACCTCGCGGACGCCATCGGCGCCAGCGAGAACAACACCATCAAGATCTGCGACGTGCCCAGCACCGGTGTCTCCGTGCAGCGCGGCCACACCCTCGACGGTCTCGGCAAGTACTACCGCGAGACGATCGAGGAGTCCGGCGAGCAGCCGGTCGACGTCGTCCAGGTGCTCAAGGACCGTCAGGTCGACGTCCTCGTCTGCTACCTGCCGGTGGGTTCCGAGAGCGCGGCGAAGTTCTACGCCCAGTGCGCCATCGACGCCAAGGTCGCCTTCGTCAACGCCCTCCCCGTCTTCATCGCGGGCACCAAGGAGTGGGCCGACAAGTTCACCGAGGCCGGTGTCCCGATCGTCGGCGACGACATCAAGTCGCAGGTCGGCGCCACCATCACGCACCGCGTGATGGCGAAGCTCTTCGAGGACCGCGGTGTCGTCCTCGACCGCACGATGCAGCTCAACGTCGGCGGCAACATGGACTTCAAGAACATGCTCGAGCGCGAGCGCCTGGAGTCCAAGAAGATCTCCAAGACGCAGGCCGTCACCTCGCAGATCCCCGACCGGGACCTCGGCGCCAAGAACGTGCACATCGGCCCGTCCGACTACGTGCAGTGGCTCGACGACCGCAAGTGGGCCTACGTGCGCCTCGAGGGCCGTGCCTTCGGCGACGTCCCGCTGAACCTGGAGTACAAGCTGGAGGTCTGGGACTCCCCGAACTCCGCCGGCGTCATCATCGACGCGCTCCGCGCCGCGAAGATCGCCAAGGACCGCGGCATCGGTGGCCCGATCCTCTCGGCCAGCAGCTACTTCATGAAGAGCCCGCCGGTCCAGTACTTCGACGACCAGGCCCGCGAGAACGTCGAGAAGTTCATCCGCGGCGAGGTCGAGCGCTGA
- a CDS encoding PadR family transcriptional regulator: MSRRAGILEFAVLGLLRESPMHGYELRKRLNTSLGVFRAFSYGTLYPCLKTLVARGWLAEESAAAPGEPATLSGRRAKIVYRLTADGKEHFEELLSQTGPDAYEDEHFAARFAFFGQTSRDVRMRVLEGRRSRLEERLEKMRASLSRTRERLDDYTLELQRHGMESVEREVRWLNELIESERVGRELRTSRPGDAERQKGAPGDLPRPGSDSRPDSPGTPT; this comes from the coding sequence ATGAGCCGACGTGCGGGCATCCTCGAATTCGCCGTCCTCGGCCTGCTGCGCGAATCCCCCATGCACGGGTACGAGCTGCGGAAGCGCCTCAACACCTCGCTGGGGGTGTTCCGGGCCTTCAGCTACGGGACGCTTTATCCCTGCCTCAAGACGCTGGTGGCGCGGGGCTGGCTGGCCGAGGAGTCGGCTGCCGCCCCGGGCGAACCCGCCACCCTCTCCGGGCGGCGCGCGAAGATCGTCTACCGGCTGACCGCGGACGGCAAGGAGCACTTCGAGGAGCTGCTCTCCCAGACCGGCCCGGACGCCTACGAGGACGAGCACTTCGCCGCACGCTTCGCCTTCTTCGGCCAGACCTCCCGGGATGTGCGCATGCGCGTCCTGGAAGGCCGTCGCAGCCGCCTGGAGGAGCGCCTGGAGAAGATGCGGGCCTCGCTCTCCCGCACCCGGGAGCGTCTTGACGACTACACCCTCGAACTCCAGCGCCATGGGATGGAATCCGTGGAGCGCGAGGTGCGCTGGCTCAACGAGCTGATCGAGAGCGAGCGCGTGGGCCGCGAGCTGCGGACCTCCCGGCCGGGGGACGCGGAGCGGCAGAAGGGAGCGCCGGGCGATCTGCCCCGGCCCGGGAGCGACTCCCGGCCGGATTCGCCTGGCACACCCACCTGA
- a CDS encoding transglycosylase domain-containing protein, translating into MSEHRRKPPQPEGGGRAAARRARSGNTGRRATPRGSAPSSSAHGSAGVEPPSHGGGRAEARRAAQRGSGGRRRAAPAAGQGGGRRGGPPAKKRFIDYPRAGKDGVGRWLPSWKLVTGLFVAFIGGLMGIAGIAYAMVEVPDEALSARAQNNVYYWSDGSQMVATGGESQRNRQIVPLDQIDKSMQYAVISAENKSFETDSGVDPMGIGRALFNMAKGGQTQGGSTITQQYVKNAVLDDQEQTLSRKFKELFISIKVGTTKSKDEIMAGYLNTAYYGRGAYGIQAASRAYFDKDAVDLNASESALLAAVLKGATYYDPAGVASDNPAKTTKEANTLRATERWSWILDEEVKDGHLSKSERDKYTDLPKTEPPRANSALGGQVGYLVELANSWVTSHSEDTGITLNKLNQGGYRIYTTFKKDRVKELEKSVSKVYNANIDPKKRPKTDSHVQFGGASVNANTGAIEAIYGGTDALKHWMNNADVTGAQVGSTFKPFVLAAAMQHGVRDPKLGANQGDSTRRPVSQMSIFSAKNKLKIKNYDGSIWTDKNGDQWLQSNDGDESYHSDDNYRITLREAMQHSVNSAFVQLGMDVGLDKVKDAAIKAGIQDGSNIFASNNYPSFSLGTSSPSAIRMAGAYATFANEGEQNDPYSVTKVESAKGTLFQHKKKSKSAFPKPVADNVTDVLKNVVEKGTGTSAKIPGRDVAGKTGTTDGNKSAWFVGYTPQVSTAIAMFRFDDNAKNKQREFEKMYGTGNQTSIHGASFPAEIWKDYMTLALKDAPTENFPKPEKIGEVVETVDAPPSPSTKPSESPSESPSKSPSQSPSSEAPPSPSTTESENTCAPLDFNCQHGGDDEGPGGGDDQGGDNQGPGQTSGPPSPSLPGEGDPGGDGENGDNGWFKP; encoded by the coding sequence ATGAGCGAGCACCGTCGCAAACCGCCGCAGCCGGAAGGCGGCGGACGGGCCGCGGCCCGACGCGCCCGTTCCGGGAATACGGGACGCCGGGCGACGCCCCGTGGTTCCGCCCCTTCTTCCTCCGCGCACGGCTCAGCCGGTGTGGAGCCGCCGTCCCACGGAGGCGGACGGGCCGAGGCCCGTCGCGCGGCCCAGCGCGGCAGTGGCGGGCGCAGGCGCGCGGCCCCGGCGGCCGGCCAGGGCGGGGGCAGGCGCGGAGGCCCCCCGGCGAAGAAGCGCTTCATCGACTACCCGCGCGCGGGCAAGGACGGGGTCGGGCGCTGGCTCCCCTCCTGGAAGCTCGTCACCGGCCTCTTCGTCGCCTTCATAGGCGGGCTCATGGGCATCGCGGGCATCGCGTACGCGATGGTCGAGGTGCCCGACGAGGCGTTGAGCGCCAGGGCGCAGAACAACGTCTACTACTGGTCCGACGGCAGCCAGATGGTCGCCACGGGCGGCGAGAGCCAGCGCAACCGGCAGATCGTCCCCCTCGACCAGATCGACAAGTCGATGCAGTACGCGGTCATCTCGGCGGAGAACAAGTCCTTCGAGACGGACAGCGGCGTCGACCCCATGGGCATCGGCCGCGCGCTCTTCAACATGGCCAAGGGCGGACAGACGCAGGGTGGTTCGACCATCACCCAGCAGTACGTCAAGAACGCCGTGCTGGACGATCAGGAACAGACCCTGAGCCGTAAGTTCAAGGAACTGTTCATCTCGATCAAGGTGGGCACGACCAAGAGCAAAGACGAGATCATGGCGGGCTACCTGAACACCGCCTACTACGGCCGCGGTGCCTACGGCATTCAGGCCGCCTCGCGCGCGTACTTCGACAAGGACGCGGTCGATCTCAACGCGAGCGAATCGGCGCTTCTGGCGGCCGTCCTCAAGGGCGCCACGTACTACGACCCGGCGGGCGTCGCCTCGGACAATCCGGCGAAGACCACGAAGGAAGCCAACACGCTCCGTGCCACGGAGCGCTGGTCGTGGATCCTCGACGAGGAGGTCAAGGACGGCCACCTCAGCAAGAGCGAGCGCGACAAGTACACCGATCTGCCGAAGACGGAGCCCCCGCGGGCGAACAGCGCGCTCGGCGGCCAGGTCGGCTACCTCGTGGAACTCGCCAACTCCTGGGTGACGAGCCACAGCGAGGACACGGGCATCACCCTGAACAAGCTGAACCAGGGCGGTTACCGGATCTACACGACCTTCAAGAAGGACCGTGTCAAGGAGCTGGAGAAGTCGGTCAGCAAGGTCTACAACGCGAACATCGATCCCAAGAAGCGGCCGAAGACCGATAGTCACGTGCAGTTCGGCGGCGCTTCGGTCAACGCGAACACCGGGGCGATCGAAGCGATCTACGGCGGTACGGACGCCCTCAAGCACTGGATGAACAACGCCGACGTCACCGGTGCGCAGGTCGGTTCGACCTTCAAGCCCTTCGTGCTCGCCGCGGCGATGCAGCACGGGGTGCGCGATCCGAAGCTCGGTGCCAACCAGGGTGACTCGACGCGCAGGCCCGTTTCCCAGATGAGCATCTTCAGCGCCAAGAACAAGCTGAAGATCAAGAACTACGACGGCAGCATCTGGACCGACAAGAACGGCGATCAGTGGCTCCAGTCGAACGACGGCGACGAGTCCTACCACTCGGATGACAACTACCGCATCACTCTCCGTGAGGCGATGCAGCACTCCGTCAACTCCGCCTTCGTGCAGCTCGGTATGGACGTCGGCCTGGACAAGGTCAAGGACGCCGCCATCAAGGCCGGTATCCAGGACGGTTCCAACATCTTCGCCAGCAACAACTACCCCTCCTTCTCGCTCGGTACGTCCTCGCCCAGCGCGATCCGTATGGCGGGCGCCTACGCGACCTTCGCGAACGAGGGGGAGCAGAACGACCCGTACTCGGTGACCAAGGTGGAGAGCGCAAAGGGCACGCTCTTCCAGCACAAGAAGAAGAGCAAGTCCGCCTTCCCCAAGCCGGTGGCCGACAACGTGACCGACGTGCTCAAGAACGTCGTGGAAAAGGGCACCGGTACCTCCGCGAAGATTCCCGGCCGGGACGTCGCCGGCAAGACCGGTACGACCGACGGCAACAAGTCCGCCTGGTTCGTCGGGTACACCCCGCAGGTGTCCACCGCGATCGCCATGTTCCGCTTCGACGACAACGCGAAGAACAAGCAGCGCGAGTTCGAGAAGATGTACGGGACGGGCAACCAGACCTCCATCCACGGTGCCTCCTTCCCGGCGGAGATCTGGAAGGACTACATGACGCTGGCGCTCAAGGACGCGCCGACGGAGAACTTCCCGAAGCCGGAGAAGATCGGTGAGGTCGTCGAGACGGTCGACGCCCCGCCCTCGCCGAGCACGAAGCCGTCGGAGAGCCCCTCCGAATCGCCCTCGAAGTCGCCTTCGCAGTCGCCTTCGTCCGAGGCCCCGCCGAGCCCGTCGACCACGGAGTCGGAGAACACCTGCGCCCCCTTGGACTTCAACTGCCAGCACGGCGGTGACGACGAAGGTCCTGGTGGCGGCGATGACCAGGGCGGTGACAACCAGGGACCGGGGCAGACCTCCGGGCCACCCTCACCCTCGCTACCGGGTGAGGGGGATCCCGGAGGTGACGGGGAGAACGGGGACAACGGCTGGTTCAAGCCGTGA